CAAGTATAAAAAAGATTCTCAAGTATCGGGATAGGGTTAGACTCTTTCAACTCTCTCTACTAGCTTAAGCACTCTACTAAGGATATACTAACTTTGGTATCAGAGACTTCCCTACCATTACACCGGCGGCCGTCTCGCGGTGTTTTCTTTGTGTTTGCAGGCACAAGACTAAAGACCTGAGCTACTAAGGATCTGACTCAAAGGCGTACAAAACATGACATTAATAGGAACCAAAAAATCAATTGCAACGAAGAGAATATGTTTTGCAATAGGCCAAAATCATCGTCATTAGGACATGTCTATAGAGTTGTAAGTGTGGGCCCATTTCTGAAGACATGCAAATCGCCACAATAAGTGACATATTGTGGAGCTGCGAGTCAAGAAGCATTTCCAGCGTTTATCTTTTGTCCATCACTATTGTCCTGCATATAGGTAAATAAATCACATTATTTACCGTGCAGAGTAGTAATCTCTACAATATTGGTTCCATCCCACCTGATCTTTGTAATTTGGAGAGCTTGGTCAAATTAAATTTAGCTAGTAATGAGCTCACCGAAGGCATTCCTGAATGCAtgggaaatttgaaatttttaagaaatCTTTACTTAGCCTTCAACCAGTTAACTTCTATGCTTCCCTTAAGCTTGTGGAACCTTATGTATATCTTGGAGGTCAATTTGTCATCAAATCTTCTAGATGGCTCTCTCTTGATAGAGATGGGGAATATAAAGGTCCTAAGAATATTAGATTTATCAAGAAATAAGTTATCAAGTGACATCCCAACAACAATCGGCGGACTCAAAGATTTAGTTAATCTCTGCTTAGCCTACAATCGATTAGAAGGATCAATTCCTCAAGCATGTGGAGAATTGGTAAGCTTGGAATTCTTGGATCTTTCCAATAACAAGTTATCTGGTGAGATTCCCAAGTCCTTAGAAGcacttttatatttgaaatatttaaatgtgTCTTTCAATCGACTACAAGGAAAAATTCCTACAGGAGGACCATTTGAAAACTTCTCAATTGCATCATTTATGTCTAATAAGGCACTTTGTGGTGCTTCATGACTAAGTTCCCCCATGTAAAGAAGATTCTCCTCTTAAGAAAAACACTACTATGGCGCATGTGCTAAAGTACGTACTACTAGCAATTGGGTTAACAATATTACTTGTAGTGGTCCTTGTATTGGCCTATACTAGATGCAAAAAAACAGAATGCCAAAGCTCCAATTGAGGCAGACCCATCACCACCAGTGatatggaaaataatttccCACTAGCAACTTGTACAGGCAACACAAAGGTTCAGTTTGAACAATTTACTTGGCAAATAGAGTTTTGGATCAATATATAAAGGAACACTCTCAAATGGAATGAATGTtgcaataaaagttttgaaattgCAAGTGGAAGGGGCATTCAAGATTTTTGTTGTAGAGTGTGAGGTACTTCGAAATACTCATAACGGAAATCTTATCAAAATCATCAGCATTTGTAGCAACATTGAATTCAAGGCCCTTGTTTTGGAATACATGCCTAATGGAAACTTGGAGAAGTGGTTGTATTCTCATAATCACTATTTGAATATCTTACAAAGGCTAAATATAATGGTAGATGTGCCATCAGCACTAGAATACCTCCATTATGGCTATTCAACAACTATTCTTCGTTGTGATTTGAAGCCTAGCAACATCTTACTAGACGAAGATTTGGTTGCACAAGTTGCTGATTTTGGCATGGCCAAACTCTTAGGCGATGGAGATTCTATGATGTGAACCATGACTCTCGCTACTATCGGTTATATGGCACCAGGTGATTATCTAAAACTTGCATATCTATCTCTactcatataaatatacataatgtgtgtgtgtgtgtgtgcgcgcgcatGTGTGCGCGTGTAGGTAGTCTTTGTGTATAATATTGATATGTGCACAATCtatgtttttgtttggatttttttcaactattatCAAAACTTGAATGTATATGCTCATGATAAGTTGTAATGTTATTACTTAATAGAGTATGGATCGGAAGGAATTATTTCTACAAGAGGCAATATGTATAGTCACGACATTTACTCATGGAAACTTTCACAAGAAAGAGACGTGCAGATGACATATTTTcagaagaatgaatttgaagagTTGGATAGAGGAATCATTACTAGTACTTTCAGTGACTGACATTATTGATGATAATCTGTTGAGCAACGAAAGTGATGATGCTTCCATGGAGGAACTAATATCTTCTATTATGATATTGGCTTTGGATTGCTATGCAGAGTCACCTGAacaaagaattaatattaaaaatgtttCAGACACACTCCACAAGATCAAACTGAAGGTTCTTCAACATCATACAAATCAAGGAAATTAACGTGGGAGCATGAAGGACTTTGTTTAAGATTGATTCATGCATGTGGCTTCCCAAATAAAATAGATTTGTTGGGGCTACCAAAAAGATATTGCCTGTTATCATTGCTTTGTCGTGGCAGTAAGTAGACGATAAATTATATATCACAAGAAAAGGGGTGGTTCATAATTGCATGACTTCTTAACGTGATACGtcatattgtaaatttatttttattatttttgtgggTATAGTACTTCTCAGCaacaaagagattttataaaaatatagttataaaatgacGCTGCTTCATGTAATACGTtaaattaactttataataaaaataattttataatctgatatacCACATATTAAGTcagatcaatttataaatttacttttgtaaaattcaTTTGTGGCTAAAGCAATTCTCAATGACTAATAATCATGACATCCAATCATGTTCTATCTATCATGTAGATATGATAGCTAGAAActtgttgtattatttttaactttctataTATCGATGTAATTAACATTTCTGTCATCCTAAGGTGTCTTGGATGATCAATTGAGATGCGATgagttaaaagttgaaaattaaataaaatattattattttaaaattttaaaaaatttaaattatttattatattttatgtgtaaatttaaaaaattataataataaactaaaataaaacaatttcacCTTCCAAATCTTCAAAATACACAATCGATGGAGGGCAATGGGGTTCAAGGCTGAACTCTCAACTTTTGGCACTGAAGTCAATATAGGGTACGTAGTCTGAACTCTATTCTTGCTTGGTCTCAGGTCACTTCGAAATCAATTCTATGGAAAGTTAAGAAGTCTTCAGTCAAACGAAACTGTTATGCCCTTTTCTAGATTATGGGCTAGCTCTCCCACACATGAAGACTTTGAAACCATGGAGGACCTTAACctgtcttatttattttattgactaCAAAAAGAGTTAATTACCACTGCTTCTAATCCAttactttgaaaaaattgagattgttataattatgaaaaattttagacaaaaaaaaaaaaaaaaaaggtacttaatttggcccaaaaatcatTACACGTTTTTTCTCAGTTTTgaaagagagtaatgctggtaCGTATAGTTGTAGAATGCCTAAATTTCGTATAATTGCATTGAATGTTACGTGGAAGTTTTGGTTTCATAATGGAATTGAATGCTGCGAAGAAAAACAAAGCGTAAGATTGCTTGCTGCTCACTGTCAAGACATTCAACCAAGCAACTTTGTCAATAGCTACCCACTTGCTTCAGTCTTCATCAGTCGTTTCTGATTGGGAGTGATCTGGGAAAGTGGGATATTGACTCctattttcttttgcttttttatgCACCCATATGCACGTCAACCAAAATCTCTACTTCTTTAATTTACGATCCAATTTTGAACAAAACTGATCATCTTCAAAAACAATTACAATTTAATTGGACTTGtagatttaatatatgtaatatgatTTTAACAAGAACGTACACTAGATGATCAAGTAGATTATAAGTGTCATTAACGAATATATATGACTAAATTAAACTTAAACGTCGAATTCGATTCAGATCATGAAAATGCCAGCAAGAACGAACCGACCATGTGAAACTactaattatttgaaaattaagttGATTCAACAGCTACCACGTAAGTTTTCTTCGAGTGTAAAATCTACGACCTGTTGTGTGGAAGTTTTGGTTTCGTAATGGAATTGAATGCTACGAAGAAAGACAATTAAACAGGAAAAGAGCCATGTGCGTACGATTGCTTGCTGCTGACTTTCAAGTGTCAAGACAATCAATCAAGCAATTTTGTCAATGGTGGCTATACCCACTTGCTTCAGTACTCTTCATCAGTCGTCTCTGATTGGGAATGATCTGGGAAAGTGGGATATTAACTCctgttttcttttgcttttttatgCACCCATATGCACGTTAACCCAATCAAGTCAAGTAATCTTTAGACCTGTCTTTCTTTCAAAGGTGCATGGTATTTAGTTTAGGTCTAAGGAACATTAATTGTACGTCTTTGATGAATTTCCAAGGTTATCAAGAGACCAATACTCGAACAAGAAAATGGAGCCAGCATTAATTAGGTACCTACGATCACAACGATCTCAAGTCATTATTCGTCAACTCCCCTGCCATGTAATTacctcttaattttttaatgcttCATTAACTGTGagtgccatatatatatatatatatatatatataaatactaattCCTCTACCTCATGAGATACATCATCACTTATGGATAGAGTACTCCTCCTTTGTGTGATACTGCTTTTGGTACGATGTTACAATATGGCTATCTTAGTTGATGCAACCATTCCAAATATTGCCACAGATGAATCTGCTCTTCTTGCCTTAAAGTTTGGTATTTCTCATCCCAACCCTGATCATAATATTCTAGCGAGCAATTGGTCCACCAATACATCTGTTTGCAATTGGATTGGTGTCACTTGTGGTTCTAGACATCACCGAGTCATAGCCTTGAACCTTTCTTACATGGGTCTTGAAGGTACAATTCCTCCACAGATAGGAAACCTTTCGTTTCTTGTTAATCTAACACTAAGAAACAATAGTTTTCATGGCTCTGTGCCTAATGAGTTGTCGCGTCTTTACCGGTTGAAAAACTTGCACTTTGGATTCAACAACTTCAATGGAGAAATCCCATCATCTTTGGGACTATTATCCAAACTGCAAAATTTGTTTCTAATTGGTAATAGATTCACAGGTGCTATCCCACAATCCTTATCGAACATGTCTTCCTTGGAAAGGATTGGTTTGGCCTTCAATGGGTTCTCGGGTTATATACCTTCCTCCCTCTTCAACATATCTACCTTGCAAGCAATTGATCTTGGAGTTAATAAGCTTTCGGGTCCGATGCCTTCTATTTTGTTCAACATGCCTTCCCTGCAATGGATTAATCTCTACTCCAACGAGCTCTCAGGGAGACTTCCAACGGATACGTTTAATCATCTTCCTAACTTAAAACGGCTTCAACTTTCTCGTAACAGATTTTATGACGGACTTCCATCCACTTTGTTCAGCTGCAAACAACTGCAAGATTTGTCGGTGTGGACTAATCATTTCACCGGAAGAGTACCGCCGGCAATCGGAAACTTAACCATGCTTAAGAAATTGTACCTTGCCGAAAACAACTTTGCTGGTATGTTAATTTAGTCATTAATTCTATGTAATTTGTGCATTAAAATCATGGAAAGCATCATTGATTAGCagatgtacgtacgtacgtacgtgtttTCGGATTGGTCCCCTTTCATTTGAATGCATGTGCAAGTGCtagctatatataatttatttattactgctgttttttttttaaagaaaaaaattgttcatagatatattttttatttatatttttcctataCAAACTATTATCTCTTAATCTTTAACCATTCCATGCTCACTAGAATTTAAACTAAGGTACAAGCTGTAGTAAGTTAAAGATTAAGAGATAATAATTACCACCGTACGTTTTAATTCATTGGAGAAATGTAATTATCtctgtataattatatatatatatatacacacacacataaacaCACGAAAAGTAATAAATGTTGAAGAACCAAATCTCTGTCTTAATTAGATTTCCCAAGCCTACCAAGGTGGTACCCCAGTTGGTACAAGCTGGTATTTCATGGTTTCGAGGTCAAGAGTTCGA
This sequence is a window from Carya illinoinensis cultivar Pawnee chromosome 9, C.illinoinensisPawnee_v1, whole genome shotgun sequence. Protein-coding genes within it:
- the LOC122277383 gene encoding receptor kinase-like protein Xa21 isoform X2: MDRVLLLCVILLLVRCYNMAILVDATIPNIATDESALLALKFGISHPNPDHNILASNWSTNTSVCNWIGVTCGSRHHRVIALNLSYMGLEGTIPPQIGNLSFLVNLTLRNNSFHGSVPNELSRLYRLKNLHFGFNNFNGEIPSSLGLLSKLQNLFLIGNRFTGAIPQSLSNMSSLERIGLAFNGFSGYIPSSLFNISTLQAIDLGVNKLSGPMPSILFNMPSLQWINLYSNELSGRLPTDTFNHLPNLKRLQLSRNRFYDGLPSTLFSCKQLQDLSVWTNHFTGRVPPAIGNLTMLKKLYLAENNFAEYGFEGIVSTRGDVYSYGILLMETFTRKKPTDNIFVEEMNLKRWVEESLDDRSIVEIIDASLLGDERYNDAATMDSVLSIMGLALDCCVDSPEERINTRSIPIALNKIKSKFLQDFQRT
- the LOC122276876 gene encoding receptor kinase-like protein Xa21, which encodes MNVAIKVLKLQVEGAFKIFVVECEVLRNTHNGNLIKIISICSNIEFKALVLEYMPNGNLEKWLYSHNHYLNILQRLNIMVDVPSALEYLHYGYSTTILRCDLKPSNILLDEDLVAQVADFGMAKLLGDGDSMM
- the LOC122277383 gene encoding probable LRR receptor-like serine/threonine-protein kinase At3g47570 isoform X3 gives rise to the protein MDRVLLLCVILLLVRCYNMAILVDATIPNIATDESALLALKFGISHPNPDHNILASNWSTNTSVCNWIGVTCGSRHHRVIALNLSYMGLEGAIPQSLSNMSSLERIGLAFNGFSGYIPSSLFNISTLQAIDLGVNKLSGPMPSILFNMPSLQWINLYSNELSGRLPTDTFNHLPNLKRLQLSRNRFYDGLPSTLFSCKQLQDLSVWTNHFTGRVPPAIGNLTMLKKLYLAENNFAEYGFEGIVSTRGDVYSYGILLMETFTRKKPTDNIFVEEMNLKRWVEESLDDRSIVEIIDASLLGDERYNDAATMDSVLSIMGLALDCCVDSPEERINTRSIPIALNKIKSKFLQDFQRT